In Chitinophaga nivalis, a single genomic region encodes these proteins:
- a CDS encoding winged helix-turn-helix transcriptional regulator encodes MTKRKEQSTNSLNKQLMAGNCDLVHAIDLIGGRWKLVILSNLETAAVRFSELKRLIPQISERMLVLQLKEMEKAGLITRTAYATVPPCVAYSLTAIGKELMPIWQQLSQWGSKHKTVNNEG; translated from the coding sequence ATGACTAAAAGAAAAGAACAATCGACCAACAGCCTGAACAAACAGCTGATGGCCGGCAACTGCGACCTGGTACACGCCATCGACCTGATCGGCGGCAGGTGGAAACTCGTTATTCTGAGCAATCTGGAAACAGCCGCGGTACGTTTCAGCGAACTGAAAAGACTGATTCCTCAGATCTCAGAACGAATGCTGGTACTACAATTAAAAGAGATGGAGAAAGCCGGATTGATCACCCGTACCGCCTATGCTACGGTACCTCCCTGTGTTGCTTACAGCCTGACGGCTATCGGGAAAGAACTGATGCCCATCTGGCAACAGCTGAGCCAATGGGGGAGCAAACATAAAACCGTGAATAACGAGGGATAG
- a CDS encoding alpha/beta hydrolase-fold protein → MRSIFVVLLCSIFCLPLFAQQDTGKSLLIGNKQVLHSNILKEDRPYWVWLPESYNSKDYTPGKYPVMYLLDGDMNFHSASAIVQYLSRGMYAMIPEMIIIAIPNTDRTRDLTPTRFITTRPGKKGMLYETSGGGEQFVAFLERELIPHINKNYRTSGYQLLTGHSFGGLFTVNVCLKHNHLFNAYIALDPSLWWDNEKLNNEAASLLSAVAFKGSQLYVALANKVLLPQDTTTDHPRAIRRFTTSILPAAAESGLRWNWHYYEEDDHGTVALPGTYDGLKFIFKGYQSQVKQLVDAPELYTHQFEKLSLQNGFTFVPSEALTDGIGRYALSQEKLNSAIQLLSLNVRNYPMSAHAQQMLAQAYVRIGNKDKALAAYQAALTLAPKNQQIRKEIDALAAKK, encoded by the coding sequence ATGCGTTCGATATTTGTTGTTTTATTATGCAGTATTTTCTGTTTGCCGCTGTTCGCACAGCAGGATACAGGAAAAAGCTTGCTGATTGGAAATAAACAGGTGTTACATTCCAACATCCTGAAAGAAGACAGACCTTATTGGGTATGGTTGCCGGAGTCTTATAACAGTAAAGACTATACGCCAGGAAAATATCCGGTGATGTACCTCCTGGATGGCGACATGAATTTTCACAGTGCTTCTGCCATTGTACAGTACCTGTCGAGAGGCATGTATGCCATGATACCGGAGATGATTATCATCGCCATTCCCAATACAGATCGTACCCGTGATCTTACGCCTACCCGTTTTATCACTACCCGTCCCGGTAAAAAAGGCATGTTGTATGAAACCAGTGGTGGCGGCGAACAGTTTGTTGCCTTCCTGGAAAGAGAGTTGATCCCGCATATCAATAAAAACTACCGGACCAGCGGCTATCAGCTATTAACCGGCCATTCTTTCGGTGGACTGTTTACCGTGAATGTTTGTCTCAAACATAATCATCTCTTTAATGCCTATATCGCACTGGACCCGAGTTTGTGGTGGGATAATGAGAAACTGAATAATGAAGCAGCCAGCCTTTTAAGTGCTGTTGCTTTCAAGGGTTCCCAGCTGTATGTAGCACTGGCCAATAAAGTATTGCTGCCACAGGACACCACTACAGATCATCCCCGTGCTATCCGCCGTTTTACAACCAGTATACTGCCGGCAGCGGCGGAAAGCGGCTTAAGATGGAACTGGCATTATTATGAGGAGGATGACCATGGCACGGTGGCCTTACCGGGCACCTATGACGGGTTGAAATTTATTTTTAAGGGATACCAGTCGCAGGTAAAACAGCTGGTAGATGCACCGGAGCTGTATACGCATCAATTTGAAAAACTATCACTGCAAAACGGTTTTACGTTTGTGCCATCCGAAGCACTGACAGATGGAATCGGACGTTATGCCCTGAGTCAGGAAAAACTCAACAGTGCTATTCAGCTGTTATCACTTAACGTACGTAATTATCCGATGAGTGCACATGCGCAGCAGATGCTGGCGCAGGCCTACGTACGTATCGGTAACAAAGATAAAGCCCTGGCGGCTTATCAGGCTGCCTTAACCCTGGCACCCAAGAATCAGCAGATCCGGAAAGAAATAGATGCTTTAGCTGCTAAGAAATAA
- a CDS encoding PepSY-associated TM helix domain-containing protein, with protein sequence MFAKKTNNSATPKKKGPSLFSRINSWLHLWLGLSSGIIIFVVCLSGTIFVFCDDIIDWRAGKAISVQEAKGPQMTPEQLIAAFRKANPDRKPFYFVAYKDRTSSFKIASADKQQQFKFTWVNPYTGEMLATDGAYYFFYTIAHIHSQLLLHEPGNLIVEMATFIFLLELIGGLILWWPKKWNKSGKEQCFKIKWKGKWRRVNYDLHNVLGFYSLLPALMLTVTGLIIVNKTMNKTLHQALGGQSGAYQAMRKFAPAYDANSTVMPLQTILDRQFAQDGVTQVRLTIPPKDSVTTYYAIAGSRIGLKGYDGKMTLMNKYTGEAMAIPVALQKAERIENMNMNLHLGFWYGWTGKIITFMVGLICTSLPITGFLIWWGRRKKTKKPAPVKRTAAIA encoded by the coding sequence ATGTTCGCAAAAAAGACCAACAATTCCGCTACACCAAAAAAGAAAGGCCCTTCCTTATTCAGCCGTATCAACAGCTGGCTGCATCTTTGGTTGGGGCTTAGCTCCGGCATTATCATCTTTGTGGTATGCCTCAGCGGTACCATCTTTGTTTTCTGTGATGATATCATCGACTGGCGGGCAGGTAAAGCCATCTCCGTACAGGAAGCCAAAGGGCCGCAAATGACGCCGGAGCAACTCATTGCAGCCTTCCGCAAGGCCAACCCCGACCGGAAACCATTTTATTTTGTCGCCTATAAAGACCGTACCAGCAGTTTCAAAATAGCTTCTGCAGATAAACAGCAACAATTCAAATTTACCTGGGTAAATCCGTATACCGGTGAAATGCTGGCAACAGATGGTGCGTATTACTTTTTTTATACGATAGCGCATATCCACAGCCAGTTGCTGTTACACGAGCCTGGCAACCTGATTGTGGAGATGGCCACCTTTATCTTTTTACTGGAACTGATTGGCGGACTGATTTTATGGTGGCCGAAGAAATGGAATAAATCAGGTAAAGAACAATGTTTCAAAATAAAATGGAAAGGTAAGTGGAGAAGGGTGAATTATGACCTGCACAATGTACTGGGTTTTTATAGCTTGTTACCAGCTCTGATGCTGACGGTTACCGGGCTTATCATTGTGAATAAAACCATGAACAAAACGCTGCATCAGGCATTGGGCGGACAATCAGGCGCCTATCAGGCAATGCGCAAATTTGCACCGGCCTATGATGCCAACAGTACTGTGATGCCATTGCAGACAATTTTGGACCGCCAGTTTGCACAGGATGGTGTGACCCAGGTAAGGCTCACCATTCCTCCGAAAGACAGCGTTACCACCTATTACGCTATTGCCGGCAGCCGGATCGGATTAAAAGGTTACGACGGTAAAATGACGCTGATGAATAAATATACCGGTGAAGCCATGGCGATACCGGTAGCTTTGCAAAAAGCGGAAAGAATTGAAAATATGAATATGAACCTGCACCTGGGATTCTGGTATGGCTGGACAGGTAAGATCATCACTTTCATGGTGGGACTGATCTGTACCTCCTTGCCGATTACCGGTTTCCTGATCTGGTGGGGAAGAAGAAAAAAAACAAAAAAGCCGGCACCTGTAAAAAGAACTGCCGCTATTGCCTGA
- a CDS encoding TonB-dependent receptor codes for MRKLLPTLLCCCFSFIYWMAAAQTPGGTVKGKITTSDNKPAAAVSVLLRTLNKTALSDDDGNFVIPKVKPGQYTLEVSLMGHHATATTVDVEANRTTEVTIQLQTAAQGLNEVVVTSAATRFAKKQSEYVARMQLSNLENPQVYTVIPKELFTEQIVTDFKSALQMAPGVSNVTQGVGSGGIGLSIRMRGFSGANAGGAIRNGMATNWVSMSDPVNLESIEVIKGPSGTLFGGVMLSYGGLVNRVTKKPLEDTRLEIGYTGGSFNLHRVNADVNLPLNKNKTILFRLNAAAEKQNSFLDEGRSNTLAAAPAFTFKLNKRLTVDVDFELFHTKRNTTYIGSVANTVKAKSFDELNFDFKHAYTNNDLQSRANIFNAFAKVTYRINDQWTSTTSYSYANTDNNANYLFLLLGKEDSMTRRIMHIPSSFGVNQVQQNFNGDFKIGRMRNRLLAGLDYTQVTSTDTRATVNNYDVVKVNQRPADISIDKYEQMLAAMKRTPYDRNYQTYSAYISDVLSITDALLVMASARIDHYNSKGDDYSQTAISPKFGVVYQVVKDKVSLFGNYTNGFTNVPPGLVFNADPKEKTTFKPEHANQLEGGVKLELLNGKLSGTLSYYNIEVKNRVRNDPEHPNYSLQDGTQRSSGFEADLIANPFRGFHAIFGYGYNSSKFTQGDSSVLGLRPTSAPQHTANTWISYKLMEGKLKGLGIGIGGNYQSESFFMNNRTKRKDGSFNKDPFTFMVPSFVKLDATIFYERPKYRVGIKVNNLTNKEYWTSDAWALRESTRQFVFNVSYKIF; via the coding sequence ATGCGTAAACTATTACCTACCCTCCTTTGCTGCTGCTTTAGTTTCATTTATTGGATGGCTGCTGCCCAAACACCCGGCGGTACTGTAAAAGGAAAGATTACCACTTCCGATAACAAGCCGGCTGCTGCCGTTTCTGTTTTGTTGAGAACATTGAATAAAACAGCCTTATCGGATGATGATGGAAATTTCGTGATCCCGAAAGTGAAACCGGGTCAATATACCCTGGAAGTATCCTTAATGGGACATCATGCTACTGCAACTACCGTAGATGTGGAAGCCAATCGTACAACGGAAGTGACGATACAGCTGCAAACAGCGGCGCAGGGATTGAATGAAGTAGTAGTGACCTCCGCAGCTACCCGCTTTGCCAAAAAACAAAGTGAATACGTAGCCCGTATGCAGCTCTCCAACCTGGAAAATCCGCAGGTATATACTGTTATTCCGAAAGAATTATTTACTGAACAGATTGTGACAGACTTTAAAAGCGCGTTGCAAATGGCGCCCGGTGTAAGTAATGTTACACAGGGTGTAGGTTCCGGTGGTATCGGGCTTTCTATCCGGATGCGTGGCTTCAGCGGCGCCAATGCCGGCGGTGCTATCCGCAATGGTATGGCAACTAACTGGGTATCTATGTCTGATCCGGTAAACCTGGAATCCATTGAAGTGATCAAAGGACCATCCGGTACTTTGTTTGGTGGTGTTATGTTGTCTTATGGTGGTTTGGTGAACCGGGTTACTAAAAAACCTTTGGAAGATACCCGCCTGGAAATAGGTTATACCGGTGGCAGTTTTAACCTGCATCGGGTAAATGCAGATGTAAACCTGCCCCTCAACAAAAATAAAACGATCCTCTTCCGCCTTAATGCGGCAGCAGAAAAACAAAACAGCTTCCTCGACGAAGGCCGCTCCAATACACTGGCAGCTGCACCCGCCTTTACCTTCAAGCTGAATAAACGCCTCACGGTAGATGTGGATTTTGAACTGTTCCATACCAAACGCAATACCACCTATATTGGTAGTGTAGCCAACACCGTAAAAGCGAAAAGCTTTGATGAACTGAACTTCGATTTCAAACACGCCTATACCAATAATGATCTGCAAAGCCGCGCCAATATCTTCAACGCTTTTGCCAAAGTAACTTATCGCATCAATGACCAATGGACTTCTACCACCAGTTATTCCTATGCGAATACCGACAATAACGCCAATTACCTGTTCCTGCTGCTGGGTAAGGAAGATTCCATGACCCGCAGGATCATGCATATCCCCAGCTCCTTTGGCGTCAATCAGGTACAACAGAATTTCAACGGCGACTTCAAAATAGGTCGTATGCGGAACCGCCTGCTGGCAGGACTCGATTATACCCAGGTAACCTCTACGGATACACGTGCTACCGTGAATAATTACGATGTGGTAAAAGTAAATCAGCGTCCGGCAGACATCTCCATAGATAAATATGAACAAATGCTGGCTGCCATGAAACGCACGCCTTACGACAGAAACTATCAGACCTATAGTGCCTATATCTCTGATGTACTGAGTATTACCGATGCATTACTCGTAATGGCCAGCGCCAGAATAGACCATTATAACAGCAAAGGCGATGACTACAGCCAGACGGCTATCTCTCCTAAATTTGGAGTGGTATACCAGGTGGTGAAAGATAAAGTTTCCCTGTTTGGTAACTATACCAACGGTTTTACGAATGTGCCTCCAGGACTGGTATTTAACGCCGATCCGAAAGAAAAAACCACCTTTAAACCGGAACATGCCAACCAGCTGGAAGGTGGGGTGAAACTCGAATTGCTGAATGGTAAATTATCCGGTACCCTTAGTTACTACAACATTGAAGTGAAAAACAGGGTACGGAATGACCCGGAACATCCCAACTACTCTCTGCAGGATGGTACCCAACGCAGCAGCGGTTTTGAGGCCGATCTGATTGCGAATCCGTTCCGTGGTTTCCACGCTATTTTCGGTTATGGTTACAACAGCAGCAAATTTACCCAGGGCGATTCATCTGTGCTGGGACTGCGTCCTACTTCTGCCCCGCAACATACCGCCAACACCTGGATCAGCTACAAACTGATGGAGGGTAAGCTGAAAGGCCTGGGTATCGGTATCGGTGGTAATTATCAAAGTGAATCGTTCTTTATGAACAACCGTACCAAGAGAAAAGATGGTTCCTTCAATAAAGATCCGTTCACGTTTATGGTGCCATCCTTTGTTAAGCTGGATGCCACTATTTTCTACGAACGTCCTAAGTATCGTGTAGGCATTAAGGTGAATAACCTGACCAACAAGGAATACTGGACCAGTGATGCCTGGGCATTGAGAGAGAGTACCCGTCAGTTTGTATTCAACGTTTCCTACAAGATTTTCTAA
- a CDS encoding acyl-CoA thioesterase, with amino-acid sequence MNFYTRKWVKPEDLNAHGTLFGGSLLRWIDEEAAIYTIIQLGTNRCVTKYMSEINFINSARQGDIVELGIKAIHFGTTSLTLACEVRNKITQKSILTIDKIVFVSVDEHGRPVPHGKTTITYTDERLREE; translated from the coding sequence ATGAACTTTTATACGAGGAAATGGGTGAAGCCGGAGGACCTGAATGCACACGGGACTTTGTTTGGCGGTAGTTTGTTGCGGTGGATAGATGAAGAAGCTGCTATCTATACCATCATTCAGCTGGGTACCAATCGTTGTGTAACAAAATACATGTCGGAAATCAATTTTATCAATTCTGCCCGCCAGGGCGACATTGTGGAATTGGGTATCAAAGCCATTCATTTCGGTACTACTTCCCTGACGCTGGCCTGTGAAGTGAGAAATAAAATTACCCAGAAGAGTATCCTCACCATCGATAAAATTGTATTTGTGAGTGTGGATGAACATGGCAGACCGGTACCGCATGGTAAAACCACCATCACGTATACCGACGAACGATTAAGAGAAGAATAA
- a CDS encoding TerC family protein codes for MEHLFTADALISLLTLTVLEIVLGIDNIVFISILSGKLPAEKQKKARQLGLGLAMFIRVLLLLSISWIMSLTQPLFNIGSWIGLQNPEWLAKTAISGRDLILLIGGLFLIYKSTAEIHEKLEGGEHATSAKKVHSFWQVIIQILLLDIVFSLDSVITAVGMADHVEIMIAAVVIAVGVMLIASESISNFVNKHPTVKMLALSFLLLIGVSLLAESFDQHIPKGYIYFAMAFSVFIEVLNLKMRAGASKPVKLHQRELDEK; via the coding sequence ATGGAACATCTTTTTACGGCAGATGCTTTGATAAGCCTCTTAACTTTAACCGTACTGGAAATAGTACTGGGAATCGACAACATTGTATTTATTTCCATTTTGTCCGGTAAACTACCGGCAGAAAAACAAAAAAAAGCCCGCCAGCTGGGCCTGGGACTGGCCATGTTTATCCGCGTGCTGTTGCTGTTATCCATCAGCTGGATCATGTCTCTTACACAACCTCTTTTTAACATAGGCAGCTGGATTGGTTTGCAGAACCCGGAATGGCTGGCTAAAACAGCTATTTCCGGCCGCGACCTGATTTTACTGATCGGTGGTTTATTTCTCATTTACAAGAGTACGGCAGAAATCCACGAAAAGCTGGAAGGCGGTGAACATGCTACCTCCGCGAAAAAAGTACATAGCTTCTGGCAGGTGATTATTCAGATCCTGTTGCTGGATATTGTATTTTCTCTCGATTCCGTTATTACGGCAGTAGGTATGGCGGATCATGTGGAAATCATGATTGCGGCTGTGGTAATCGCAGTGGGCGTCATGCTGATTGCATCTGAGTCGATCAGCAATTTCGTGAACAAACATCCGACTGTAAAAATGCTGGCGCTTTCTTTCCTGTTACTGATTGGCGTATCGCTGCTGGCAGAAAGCTTCGATCAGCATATTCCGAAAGGCTATATTTATTTTGCGATGGCCTTCTCCGTATTCATTGAGGTGCTGAATCTGAAAATGAGGGCCGGCGCCTCCAAGCCGGTAAAACTGCATCAGCGGGAGCTGGATGAAAAATAA
- a CDS encoding polysaccharide lyase, whose protein sequence is MKPRSNMLTVMVTATLSLVVTAFSCTKPNEAFAPSSDNNTAAAKDVSAAAVNSTWSVNWDNRTTGTYSSADANTDFGNISGWNASRAYISNGSCRITLLKNALSGAGGLIGNIDVADGEAYEMDYDIRFHSQFDWSRGGKVGFGFLVGEGNTGGDPGWDGNGGSLRLMWYSSGPGRVYFQPYVYYKDQPGDFGDTFGKSYPATGSLNKGQTYHVHLYIKSNTGSNKNGHVQIVIDGTVVLDTDIRWTTNDSQRLIKKVAFHTFRGGSQTYWQSDTDGYIYYDNLTVHKIN, encoded by the coding sequence ATGAAACCCAGATCAAACATGTTGACAGTGATGGTTACAGCCACCCTATCACTGGTTGTAACCGCCTTCTCCTGCACTAAACCCAATGAGGCCTTCGCGCCATCATCTGACAACAACACCGCTGCTGCCAAAGATGTTAGTGCCGCCGCAGTCAACAGCACCTGGTCGGTGAATTGGGACAACCGCACTACCGGCACCTACAGCAGCGCCGATGCCAACACCGACTTCGGTAACATCTCCGGCTGGAATGCTTCCCGTGCCTACATTTCCAATGGCAGCTGCAGAATTACCCTGCTTAAAAATGCCCTGTCGGGCGCCGGAGGTCTGATCGGCAATATTGATGTAGCAGATGGGGAGGCCTATGAAATGGATTATGATATCCGCTTCCACAGCCAGTTCGACTGGAGTCGCGGCGGTAAGGTGGGATTTGGTTTCCTGGTAGGGGAAGGGAATACCGGCGGCGATCCCGGATGGGATGGCAACGGCGGCAGCTTACGCCTGATGTGGTACAGCAGCGGCCCCGGTCGGGTGTATTTCCAACCCTATGTTTATTATAAAGATCAGCCAGGCGATTTCGGGGATACCTTTGGCAAATCATATCCGGCTACCGGCAGCCTGAACAAAGGACAAACCTATCACGTACACCTCTATATCAAAAGCAATACCGGCAGCAATAAAAATGGTCATGTGCAAATCGTTATCGATGGTACTGTAGTACTGGACACGGATATCCGCTGGACAACCAACGACAGTCAGCGGCTGATCAAAAAAGTTGCTTTCCATACCTTCCGGGGCGGCAGCCAGACCTACTGGCAATCGGATACCGACGGTTATATCTACTATGATAACCTGACTGTGCATAAAATAAATTAG
- a CDS encoding GntP family permease: MTTAFLQLLVSLAAGIGIIILLTAKYRIPAFFALFLACFLVGWGVQLPVPAIISAMKDGFGNILKSLGFIIVLGTLLGVILEYTGGTRVMAAFILRLAGEKNAALAMGITGFIVGLPIFCDSGYIVLSGLNKSVAARTRVAMVTMSVSLAAGLYAVHCLIPPHPGATAAAGMIRVSPGLLMLTGIAVAIPAAIAGCWWAAWAGKKLPDIPAVTTPEMETIPRIPVWLAFLPVAIPILLIGIGAFTGLEKQATPIARITGILGDPVIALSIGILLAAMQLPARTAAVISPLMQEAAEKAGGILVIIGAGGAFGAVLAATGMGRHLGTAFHLGQAGIFFPFLLAALLKTAQGSSTVAIITAAAIVEPLLPALGLNDPTGRLLCMLALGGGSMMISHANDAYFWVVAKFSGVEMKAMLKVYSVATLLMGLTTLAVVYILSLILR, encoded by the coding sequence ATGACCACTGCATTTTTACAACTCCTGGTGTCACTGGCAGCAGGCATCGGTATCATCATCCTGTTGACAGCGAAGTATCGGATACCCGCCTTCTTCGCCCTGTTCCTCGCCTGCTTCCTGGTGGGCTGGGGCGTACAGCTGCCGGTACCTGCCATCATCAGCGCCATGAAAGACGGATTCGGCAACATCCTTAAATCCCTGGGATTTATTATTGTGCTGGGCACCCTGTTGGGCGTTATCCTGGAATATACCGGCGGTACCCGCGTGATGGCTGCCTTCATACTACGACTGGCAGGAGAAAAAAATGCCGCCCTGGCCATGGGCATCACCGGTTTCATTGTAGGCCTGCCCATCTTCTGCGACTCCGGCTATATTGTACTCAGTGGTTTGAATAAATCGGTAGCAGCGCGTACGCGGGTGGCTATGGTCACGATGTCGGTTTCGCTGGCAGCGGGCTTATACGCCGTGCATTGCCTCATACCACCGCATCCCGGCGCTACCGCTGCTGCCGGCATGATACGGGTATCACCAGGCCTGCTGATGCTCACAGGTATCGCAGTGGCTATTCCTGCCGCTATAGCTGGCTGCTGGTGGGCTGCGTGGGCAGGTAAAAAATTGCCGGATATACCGGCTGTCACCACCCCCGAAATGGAAACAATCCCCCGGATACCGGTATGGCTGGCATTTCTACCGGTAGCCATTCCGATTCTGCTCATTGGTATTGGCGCCTTTACCGGCCTGGAAAAACAGGCAACACCCATTGCCCGCATTACCGGCATATTGGGCGATCCGGTGATTGCTTTATCTATCGGTATCTTACTGGCAGCTATGCAGCTTCCTGCCCGCACTGCCGCGGTTATCAGTCCACTGATGCAGGAAGCGGCAGAAAAAGCCGGCGGTATACTGGTGATCATCGGCGCGGGCGGCGCATTTGGGGCGGTACTTGCCGCTACCGGTATGGGCCGGCACCTGGGCACCGCCTTTCACCTGGGACAGGCAGGCATCTTCTTTCCTTTTCTGCTGGCAGCTTTGCTGAAAACAGCCCAGGGTTCTTCCACGGTAGCCATCATCACGGCGGCGGCCATTGTAGAACCACTATTACCGGCACTGGGACTGAATGACCCGACCGGACGACTACTTTGTATGCTGGCACTGGGTGGGGGCTCTATGATGATTTCGCATGCGAATGATGCGTATTTCTGGGTGGTAGCCAAATTCTCCGGCGTGGAAATGAAAGCTATGCTGAAAGTATATTCCGTGGCAACGCTCCTGATGGGGTTAACCACACTGGCAGTGGTGTATATTTTATCTTTGATCTTACGGTAG
- a CDS encoding TfoX/Sxy family protein — MNMTEEQLLSWIKRAMQPVGKITINAVTEGHHIYCDGVQFALVDKGVIWFKSDDESDLVWDAAGSSTLSNTRKDGTMVYLHYRSAPDDAYDDEKGMRKWAKQGIAAGKRAKMK, encoded by the coding sequence ATGAATATGACTGAAGAACAGCTGTTAAGCTGGATAAAACGGGCCATGCAACCCGTAGGGAAAATAACCATCAATGCCGTAACAGAAGGACATCATATTTATTGTGACGGCGTGCAGTTTGCGTTGGTGGATAAAGGAGTGATCTGGTTTAAATCAGATGATGAAAGCGACCTGGTATGGGATGCCGCTGGTAGCAGTACACTCAGTAACACCCGTAAAGACGGCACCATGGTATATCTGCATTACCGCAGTGCGCCGGACGACGCCTACGATGATGAAAAAGGTATGCGCAAATGGGCCAAACAAGGAATAGCCGCCGGTAAAAGAGCCAAAATGAAATGA
- a CDS encoding OmpA family protein, translating into MKKMLSASRFWLSVAAAIVFLASCATSKKAINPHTYMNKQYKELKSVLNDAEVSIIKDSVKVIFPNNVLFASSSDELKEEVKPTFERFAGVLNKYDKTKILITGHTDNTGAAAYNRDLSEKRAASAKRLLGSEKVSSDRMFTWGLSDRDPIAGNDTEAGKARNRRVEFVILYDVKQ; encoded by the coding sequence ATGAAAAAAATGTTATCCGCTTCACGTTTTTGGCTATCCGTAGCTGCTGCTATTGTTTTTCTGGCTTCCTGTGCCACTTCAAAAAAGGCGATTAATCCGCATACTTACATGAACAAACAATACAAGGAGTTGAAATCGGTATTGAATGACGCAGAAGTGAGCATTATCAAGGATAGTGTAAAAGTAATTTTCCCCAACAATGTGTTGTTTGCCAGTTCTTCCGACGAGCTGAAAGAAGAGGTAAAACCTACTTTTGAGCGTTTCGCCGGTGTACTGAACAAATATGATAAAACAAAGATCCTGATAACCGGCCATACGGATAATACCGGTGCAGCAGCCTATAACCGCGACCTGTCTGAAAAGCGTGCAGCCAGCGCAAAAAGATTGCTGGGCAGTGAAAAAGTAAGCAGCGACCGGATGTTCACCTGGGGCCTGTCTGACCGTGATCCGATAGCAGGCAATGATACAGAAGCAGGAAAAGCCAGAAACAGACGGGTAGAGTTTGTGATACTCTACGATGTCAAACAATAA
- a CDS encoding glycosyltransferase family 9 protein, protein MGTSKTILVTRLSAFGDVAMTIPVMKQVLESNPDVSIVFVSNKNWGALCAGIPRLVFFPADVKAAHKGVKGLYRLFREIRQAHRIDAVADLHNVLRSKIVRTFFRLTGTPVAAIDKGRAGKKALTRQENKVLQPLTSTIERYALVFRHLGLTVEMGQKPVFPPQPLQLSVQSVTGAKGEEKWIGIAPFATYREKMYPLDKMETVLSELVTQPGHRIFLFGGGQQETALLTELAARYPAALVVAGRFSLTDEMALISQLDVMISMDSANMHLASLYGVPVVSIWGATHPYAGFMGYAQAAANAVQLNELACRPCSVFGNKPCFRGDHACMEGIKPAQVTARVMTIVQ, encoded by the coding sequence TTGGGCACTTCCAAAACAATATTAGTTACCCGTCTTTCTGCATTCGGAGATGTGGCGATGACCATACCGGTGATGAAGCAGGTACTGGAAAGCAATCCGGATGTCTCCATTGTTTTTGTATCTAACAAAAACTGGGGTGCATTATGTGCCGGTATTCCGCGGCTGGTATTTTTTCCGGCAGATGTAAAAGCGGCGCATAAAGGCGTGAAGGGATTGTACCGGTTATTCCGGGAGATCCGGCAGGCGCATCGGATCGATGCGGTGGCCGATCTGCACAATGTACTGCGCTCCAAAATTGTGCGTACCTTTTTCCGGTTAACGGGTACACCGGTAGCAGCCATAGATAAGGGCCGTGCCGGTAAAAAGGCACTCACCCGCCAGGAAAATAAAGTATTGCAGCCACTCACCAGCACCATTGAACGCTATGCATTGGTATTCCGGCACCTGGGGTTAACCGTTGAAATGGGTCAGAAACCCGTTTTTCCGCCCCAACCGCTGCAGTTATCCGTGCAGTCGGTGACAGGTGCCAAAGGAGAGGAGAAGTGGATAGGAATAGCTCCTTTTGCCACGTATCGCGAAAAAATGTATCCGCTGGACAAAATGGAAACCGTTTTATCGGAGCTGGTTACACAACCCGGCCACAGGATTTTCCTGTTTGGCGGTGGGCAGCAGGAAACAGCCCTGCTGACGGAGCTGGCAGCCAGATACCCTGCGGCCCTGGTGGTAGCGGGCCGTTTTTCCCTCACCGATGAAATGGCGCTGATTAGTCAGCTGGATGTGATGATCAGTATGGATTCTGCCAATATGCACCTGGCTTCTTTATACGGCGTGCCGGTGGTATCCATTTGGGGCGCTACACACCCGTATGCAGGTTTTATGGGATATGCCCAGGCGGCTGCCAATGCCGTGCAGCTCAATGAGCTGGCATGCCGGCCTTGTTCTGTATTTGGCAATAAACCCTGTTTCCGGGGCGACCATGCCTGCATGGAAGGGATCAAACCAGCACAGGTCACTGCCAGGGTGATGACGATCGTGCAGTAA